Proteins co-encoded in one Ruegeria sp. YS9 genomic window:
- a CDS encoding site-specific tyrosine recombinase XerD codes for MAIPATNELWISTFLQAQAAELGAATNTLLAYGRDLKDFASWLGHRGSGFNQADRDQIEAYLIDCEAEGLSRSTRARRLSAIKQLYRFAFEEGWNETNPAIQIKGPGRQKRLPKTLDVPEVDRLLEAARQTGRSKADRIRNTCLMEVLYATGMRVTELVSLPVSSARGDPRMLLVLGKGGKERMVPLSPPARDALAAWLTVRDEAEDRTVEKGGQRSRFLFPSRGKSGHLTRHRFFLLVKELAVQGGVSPEKVTPHTLRHAFATHLLANGADLRSIQTLLGHADVATTEIYTHVLDERLTELVLQHHPLSKDPDEDRG; via the coding sequence ATGGCTATCCCGGCGACAAACGAACTTTGGATTTCGACCTTTCTACAGGCACAGGCCGCGGAACTTGGCGCAGCGACAAACACGTTGCTGGCCTATGGGCGCGACCTGAAGGACTTTGCGTCCTGGTTGGGGCACAGGGGATCCGGATTCAATCAGGCAGATCGTGATCAGATCGAAGCCTACCTGATCGACTGCGAGGCAGAGGGCTTGTCGCGCTCTACCCGCGCGCGGCGATTGTCAGCCATCAAACAGCTCTACCGATTTGCGTTCGAGGAAGGCTGGAACGAGACGAACCCCGCCATCCAGATCAAAGGTCCGGGACGGCAGAAGCGATTGCCCAAAACGCTGGACGTGCCCGAAGTCGACCGTCTTCTTGAAGCCGCCCGACAAACCGGGCGCAGCAAGGCCGATCGCATTCGCAATACCTGCTTGATGGAAGTTCTCTATGCCACCGGGATGCGCGTGACCGAACTTGTGTCCCTGCCCGTTTCCTCGGCCCGAGGCGATCCGCGCATGCTGTTGGTGCTGGGTAAAGGTGGCAAGGAACGCATGGTGCCCCTGTCCCCACCGGCGCGGGATGCTTTGGCTGCCTGGTTGACCGTACGGGACGAAGCCGAAGACCGGACCGTCGAGAAAGGCGGTCAAAGATCCCGCTTTCTGTTCCCGTCGCGCGGCAAGTCCGGCCACCTGACGCGGCACAGGTTCTTTCTGCTGGTCAAGGAACTGGCCGTTCAGGGTGGTGTTTCGCCCGAGAAAGTCACCCCGCATACCCTGCGTCACGCCTTTGCCACGCATCTGCTGGCCAACGGCGCTGACCTGCGTTCGATCCAGACCTTGTTGGGCCACGCCGACGTCGCAACGACCGAGATTTATACTCATGTTCTGGATGAACGGCTGACTGAACTGGTGTTGCAACACCACCCGCTGAGCAAAGACCCTGACGAAGACCGGGGCTAA
- a CDS encoding shikimate kinase, giving the protein MSEIKHNTHSTDTQGGFDLHKTVVLVGMMGAGKTAVGRALAARLGVPFLDSDAEIESAANMTIPEIFERDGEPFFRAKESQVIRRLLDEQKGILSTGGGAFLQPENRRIIAEKGAAVWLRADLNVLWNRVRHKDTRPLLRTADPYATLKALYEARVPVYAQADLAVDSDGETSIENMAGRVVDALMTRPDVLELK; this is encoded by the coding sequence ATGAGCGAAATTAAGCATAACACACATTCGACAGACACACAGGGCGGCTTTGATCTGCACAAAACCGTGGTTCTGGTGGGTATGATGGGGGCTGGCAAGACCGCGGTGGGGCGCGCATTGGCTGCCCGGCTGGGTGTTCCGTTTCTGGACAGCGATGCCGAGATAGAATCAGCCGCCAACATGACGATTCCTGAAATCTTTGAACGTGACGGCGAACCTTTCTTTCGCGCCAAGGAATCGCAGGTCATCAGGCGCTTGCTGGATGAACAAAAAGGCATCCTCTCGACGGGGGGTGGGGCGTTTCTCCAGCCGGAAAACCGTCGCATCATCGCCGAAAAGGGCGCTGCCGTCTGGCTGCGCGCGGACCTGAATGTTCTGTGGAACCGTGTGCGCCACAAAGACACACGTCCTCTGCTGCGCACGGCCGATCCGTATGCGACATTGAAAGCCCTCTATGAGGCCCGCGTGCCGGTTTATGCTCAGGCCGATCTGGCTGTGGATTCGGATGGTGAGACCTCGATCGAAAATATGGCAGGCCGCGTTGTCGACGCCCTGATGACACGCCCTGATGTTTTGGAACTCAAATAA
- the aroB gene encoding 3-dehydroquinate synthase, with protein MHQTVHVDLDDRSYDVEIGPDLLTRAGGWISPLLARPKVAVLTDENVAGLHLEALRAGLNAAGIEMTALALPAGEATKSWPHFERAVEWLLAEKVERRDVVVALGGGVIGDLAGFAAAVLRRGVRFVQIPTSLLAQVDSSVGGKTGINAPQGKNLIGAFHQPSLVLADTSVLGTMTQRDFLSGYGEVVKYGLLGDAKFFDWLEANGPSVSSGDMAARVRAVTRSVQMKADIVARDETEQGDRALLNLGHTFCHALEAATGYSDRLLHGEGVAIGCALAFELSSRLGLCSQEDPSRVRAHLRAMGMKTDLADIPGELPSADTLVDLMGQDKKVVDGQLRFILARGIGQAFVTSDVPKDAVLSVLSDALATA; from the coding sequence ATGCACCAAACAGTACATGTAGACCTGGATGACCGTTCGTATGATGTTGAAATCGGTCCGGATCTTCTGACGCGGGCGGGGGGCTGGATCTCTCCACTTCTGGCCCGGCCAAAAGTCGCGGTTCTGACCGATGAAAACGTGGCCGGTCTGCATCTCGAGGCGCTGCGCGCCGGGCTGAATGCCGCGGGAATCGAGATGACCGCGCTGGCGCTGCCCGCCGGAGAGGCAACCAAAAGCTGGCCGCATTTCGAGCGCGCCGTCGAGTGGTTGCTCGCTGAAAAAGTCGAACGCCGGGATGTTGTCGTGGCCTTGGGCGGCGGCGTCATCGGAGACCTGGCAGGCTTTGCAGCGGCGGTTTTGCGGCGTGGTGTTCGTTTTGTGCAGATTCCAACGTCCTTGCTGGCGCAAGTGGACAGCTCGGTTGGTGGAAAGACCGGCATCAACGCACCACAGGGCAAAAACCTGATCGGCGCGTTTCATCAACCGTCTCTGGTTCTGGCCGACACCTCTGTCCTTGGGACCATGACCCAGCGAGATTTTTTGTCCGGGTACGGCGAGGTCGTGAAATACGGTTTGCTTGGCGACGCGAAATTCTTTGATTGGCTAGAGGCGAACGGGCCAAGCGTTTCCTCGGGTGACATGGCGGCCCGCGTGCGCGCGGTAACGCGTTCAGTGCAAATGAAAGCCGATATCGTCGCGCGGGATGAAACCGAACAAGGCGACCGGGCTCTTCTCAATCTGGGGCACACGTTCTGCCACGCTCTGGAGGCCGCAACAGGCTATTCCGACCGCCTTCTGCATGGTGAAGGTGTGGCAATAGGCTGTGCGCTGGCGTTTGAACTGTCGTCTCGGCTGGGTCTGTGTTCGCAAGAGGATCCAAGCCGGGTGCGCGCGCACCTGAGGGCGATGGGAATGAAAACGGATCTGGCCGATATTCCGGGCGAATTGCCAAGTGCCGACACGCTGGTGGATCTGATGGGACAAGACAAGAAAGTCGTGGACGGTCAGCTTCGGTTTATTCTGGCGCGTGGGATCGGACAGGCGTTCGTGACGTCCGATGTGCCGAAAGATGCGGTTCTTTCGGTCCTGTCAGATGCGCTTGCCACGGCTTGA
- a CDS encoding site-2 protease family protein produces MTWSFSLGRLLGSELRVHVTFFLLLAWVGFAAYSAGGLPAAIDNLLFVLALFACVVAHEFGHALMARRFGIKTPDITLLPIGGLARLERMPEKPLQEVLVALAGPAVNIVIWVILVAFGAGLPIETLSQIDSPGIGFLNRLAYINLLLAVFNMIPAFPMDGGRVFRALLCLRMDRVKATRVAAVGGQIVAVGLGFLGLSSGNPFLVLIAVFVFIAANAESQDVALRSAARRVLARDAMITEFHALSPNDTLSTAAQAVIHTTQHEFPVLDTDQSLLGFVTRDRLFAALAGDQPRSAPATSIMNADVPAVSLTTGLETVLEHLHKGAPAIAVVTRGGRMIGYITRENIGELMVIQGR; encoded by the coding sequence ATGACATGGTCCTTTTCTCTCGGCCGATTGCTCGGGTCCGAACTGAGGGTCCATGTCACGTTTTTTCTGCTTCTGGCCTGGGTGGGCTTTGCGGCCTATTCCGCCGGTGGCCTGCCGGCCGCCATAGACAACCTCTTGTTTGTTCTGGCCTTGTTTGCCTGCGTGGTCGCGCATGAATTCGGTCATGCTCTCATGGCGCGGCGCTTTGGAATCAAGACCCCAGACATAACACTGTTGCCGATCGGTGGGTTGGCCCGGCTTGAAAGGATGCCGGAAAAGCCTTTGCAAGAAGTCTTGGTGGCACTTGCAGGTCCGGCGGTGAACATCGTGATCTGGGTCATTCTGGTCGCCTTTGGTGCTGGACTGCCGATCGAGACGCTTTCCCAGATCGATTCACCGGGCATCGGGTTTCTGAACAGGTTGGCCTACATCAACCTTCTGCTGGCCGTATTCAACATGATCCCGGCCTTCCCCATGGACGGAGGGCGCGTATTCCGCGCCCTTCTGTGCCTGCGCATGGATCGCGTCAAAGCAACACGCGTGGCTGCGGTCGGAGGTCAGATTGTTGCGGTGGGTCTGGGGTTTTTGGGGCTGAGCTCAGGCAACCCGTTTCTGGTTCTCATCGCCGTGTTCGTGTTCATCGCCGCCAACGCCGAAAGCCAGGACGTCGCCCTGCGATCCGCGGCACGCCGGGTTCTGGCCCGGGATGCGATGATCACCGAGTTTCACGCGCTCTCCCCCAACGATACGCTGAGCACGGCAGCACAAGCCGTAATTCACACCACGCAGCACGAGTTCCCTGTGTTGGATACGGATCAATCTCTGCTTGGTTTTGTGACCCGAGATCGACTGTTTGCCGCGCTCGCAGGCGATCAGCCCAGATCGGCACCTGCCACCTCGATCATGAATGCCGATGTCCCCGCGGTCTCGCTTACCACCGGCCTCGAGACCGTGTTGGAACATCTGCACAAAGGCGCTCCGGCGATCGCTGTGGTCACTCGGGGTGGTCGCATGATCGGTTACATCACGCGCGAGAACATCGGTGAACTGATGGTCATTCAGGGGCGCTAG
- the ssb gene encoding single-stranded DNA-binding protein: protein MAGSVNKVILVGNLGRDPEVRSFQNGGKVCNLRIATSETWKDRNTGERRERTEWHSVAIFSEPLARIAEQYLRKGSKVYIEGQLETRKWQDQSGQDRYTTEVVLRPYRGELTLLDSRGEGGGSGGGYGGGQAGGGGYGDPYGGPSSSPAPAPASGGIDDDEIPF from the coding sequence ATGGCGGGTTCAGTCAACAAGGTCATTCTGGTAGGTAATCTTGGCCGCGACCCCGAGGTCCGGTCGTTCCAGAACGGCGGAAAGGTATGCAATCTGCGCATTGCCACGTCAGAGACCTGGAAAGACCGCAACACGGGCGAACGCCGAGAACGAACGGAATGGCATTCGGTCGCCATCTTCTCGGAACCGCTGGCCCGTATTGCAGAGCAATATCTGCGCAAAGGCAGCAAGGTTTATATCGAAGGTCAGTTGGAAACCCGCAAATGGCAGGATCAGTCCGGGCAAGACCGCTATACAACCGAGGTTGTTCTGCGCCCCTACCGCGGTGAATTGACCTTGCTCGACAGCCGCGGTGAAGGCGGCGGCAGCGGCGGTGGTTACGGCGGCGGTCAGGCCGGTGGCGGCGGGTACGGAGACCCCTACGGCGGCCCGTCCAGTTCCCCGGCACCGGCTCCGGCATCGGGCGGAATCGACGACGACGAGATTCCGTTCTAG
- a CDS encoding lytic transglycosylase domain-containing protein: MRSWVAGFSVVCLVLAVLPVQAQTLSTKSRKDIFLKQSKILDTRAATQYRDSARLKPKTSRAQTSKRYTGKYRGQYLDLAKQAARLHNIPEDLFLRLVQQESGWNPQAKSHKGALGLAQLMPQTAELLGVNPHDPKQNLEGGARYLSWQYRKFKSWPLALAAYNAGPKAVEKHGGIPPYKETQNYVKVIWGG; the protein is encoded by the coding sequence ATGCGTTCTTGGGTTGCTGGGTTTTCTGTAGTCTGCCTTGTGCTGGCCGTTTTGCCTGTGCAGGCGCAAACGCTGTCTACCAAAAGCCGCAAGGATATCTTCCTCAAGCAGTCCAAGATTCTGGATACCCGTGCGGCGACGCAGTATCGCGATTCCGCGCGGTTGAAACCCAAGACATCCCGTGCGCAGACCAGCAAGCGATATACAGGAAAGTATCGCGGCCAGTATCTGGACCTGGCGAAACAGGCTGCCCGCCTTCACAACATTCCCGAAGACTTGTTCCTGCGCCTTGTGCAGCAGGAAAGCGGATGGAACCCGCAGGCGAAGTCTCACAAAGGTGCTCTGGGATTGGCGCAATTGATGCCTCAGACCGCCGAGCTTTTGGGGGTCAACCCGCATGACCCCAAGCAGAACCTCGAGGGTGGGGCCAGATACCTGTCCTGGCAGTATCGCAAGTTCAAATCCTGGCCATTGGCCTTGGCCGCCTACAATGCCGGCCCAAAAGCGGTGGAAAAGCATGGCGGCATACCGCCGTACAAGGAAACCCAGAACTACGTGAAGGTCATCTGGGGCGGTTAA
- a CDS encoding LuxR C-terminal-related transcriptional regulator produces the protein MPADHPEIPQETLANWQQLVDLVAELADVPASLIMKTDAPDHAVLITSDHPENPYPVGLSFQLNPKLYCQGVLQRDGELVVKDAACDPVWADNDDLEHGMTFYIGLPLKWPDGSVFGTICVLDRKQNRRALLFREGLAQFARMVESDLALLQEVYLRRALEEKLNETLAQLETRVADRTRELQETNTALRVLLSSLDDDRKSRDHEIVEQVRGRVLPYLEKVRAQLAGDEAQYVYLELAEKNLNELTSTLSDKLTDAFAVMTPTEIEIAQMVMFGKTTKDIAKALSRETSTIDFHRNNIRRKLGLEGRDQNLRSHLLSIS, from the coding sequence ATGCCTGCTGACCACCCTGAGATCCCGCAAGAAACGCTGGCCAACTGGCAGCAACTGGTTGATCTGGTCGCAGAGCTGGCGGATGTGCCTGCAAGCCTGATCATGAAAACCGACGCGCCGGATCATGCGGTGCTGATCACCTCGGATCATCCCGAAAACCCATATCCGGTCGGCTTGAGTTTCCAGTTGAACCCCAAGCTGTATTGTCAGGGCGTCTTGCAGCGGGACGGAGAATTGGTGGTCAAGGATGCTGCATGCGATCCGGTTTGGGCCGACAATGACGATCTGGAACACGGGATGACATTTTACATCGGCCTGCCGCTGAAATGGCCCGATGGATCGGTATTCGGAACGATTTGTGTTCTGGATCGCAAGCAGAACCGCCGTGCCTTGTTGTTCCGCGAAGGGCTGGCGCAGTTCGCACGCATGGTCGAGTCGGATTTGGCTTTGTTGCAAGAGGTTTACCTGCGCCGCGCGCTGGAAGAAAAGCTCAACGAAACACTGGCGCAGCTTGAAACCCGTGTCGCGGATCGTACCCGCGAGTTGCAGGAAACCAACACGGCGCTGCGCGTCCTGCTGTCCAGTCTGGACGATGATCGCAAAAGCCGCGATCACGAAATAGTCGAACAGGTGCGCGGCCGGGTTTTGCCATATCTCGAAAAGGTCCGGGCGCAGCTTGCCGGGGACGAAGCGCAGTATGTCTATCTTGAACTGGCCGAGAAAAACCTGAACGAGCTCACGTCTACACTGTCGGACAAACTGACAGATGCATTTGCAGTGATGACCCCGACCGAGATCGAGATTGCACAGATGGTCATGTTTGGAAAAACGACCAAAGACATTGCCAAAGCCCTGTCGCGGGAAACATCGACAATTGATTTTCACCGCAACAACATCCGCCGCAAGCTGGGGCTCGAAGGACGCGACCAGAACCTGCGCAGTCATTTGCTCTCGATTTCGTGA
- a CDS encoding MBL fold metallo-hydrolase, protein MDRKDLKPTILNGDKDHLAPGLSRRSFFMAAGAAGVGATASVLGAQPAQAQSQAWLQPGNNNHVIDLQGATGQASTGTVGIDYYGHCAIKITSPNGATVLFDPWRDDPSGAWGLWFRNEFPQIPVDITLSTHAHFDHDAIERPSSTMVLDRMVGNFEFADIKITGFADKHACVAPGWYDWTNALAEFGVEACPPNNVGHMDMVVYLVETGGIRALIWGDNRHNPPQEFWDAIGQVDVLTLPVDGSEHILSFDQGNDIVSKLQPKVIIPTHYLNEITSYTLTTLQSADDWVKGQQSYRMLDSASLQLEAGDIAGMNQEFMHFGNNVLTG, encoded by the coding sequence ATGGATCGCAAAGATCTGAAACCAACCATCCTGAACGGGGACAAGGATCATCTGGCGCCGGGGCTGTCGCGCCGGTCGTTCTTCATGGCGGCAGGCGCTGCCGGGGTCGGCGCGACCGCTTCTGTGCTGGGCGCACAACCGGCCCAGGCGCAATCTCAGGCGTGGCTACAGCCGGGCAACAACAACCATGTGATCGATCTGCAAGGCGCAACGGGTCAGGCCAGCACCGGGACGGTTGGTATCGACTATTATGGTCATTGTGCGATCAAGATCACCTCGCCCAACGGGGCAACAGTGCTGTTTGATCCCTGGCGGGATGATCCGTCGGGCGCGTGGGGTCTTTGGTTCCGCAACGAATTCCCGCAAATCCCGGTGGACATCACCCTGTCGACCCATGCCCATTTCGATCACGATGCGATTGAACGTCCAAGCTCGACCATGGTGCTGGATCGGATGGTCGGCAATTTCGAGTTTGCTGACATCAAGATCACCGGCTTTGCCGACAAGCACGCCTGTGTCGCGCCGGGATGGTATGACTGGACCAATGCGCTGGCCGAGTTCGGCGTGGAAGCCTGCCCGCCGAACAACGTGGGCCACATGGATATGGTCGTCTATCTGGTCGAGACCGGCGGCATTCGAGCGCTGATCTGGGGCGACAACCGCCACAACCCGCCGCAGGAGTTCTGGGACGCAATCGGTCAGGTGGATGTTCTGACCCTGCCGGTGGATGGCTCGGAACATATTCTCAGCTTCGATCAGGGCAACGACATCGTGTCCAAGCTCCAGCCCAAGGTGATCATCCCCACACATTACCTGAATGAGATCACGTCCTACACGCTGACCACTCTGCAATCTGCCGATGACTGGGTGAAGGGGCAGCAGAGCTACAGGATGCTCGACAGCGCCAGCCTTCAGCTTGAAGCCGGTGACATTGCCGGCATGAACCAGGAGTTCATGCATTTCGGCAACAACGTTTTGACCGGCTGA
- a CDS encoding ABC transporter ATP-binding protein, which translates to MSKMADYDGPILEIDKLSISFFTRLREIPAVMDFSVSVEPGEAVGLVGESGCGKSTVALGVMQDLGKNGRVVGGTIKFKGRDLAKMSSEELRDIRGNEIAMIYQEPMASLNPAMKIGKQLMEVPMIHEGVSQEEAYSRALEVVTDVRLPDPERMLNSFPHQLSGGQQQRIVIAMALMSKPALLILDEPTTALDVTVEAAVVELVKDLGKKYGTSMLFISHNLGLVLETCDRLCVMYSGEAVERGSIKDVFDEMQHPYTQALFRSIPLPGADKNSRPLVAIPGNFPLPHERPPGCNFGPRCDYFEEGRCDAKDILMEAVPGNDRHHTRCLKFQEIDWNAPLALADQKEKGDIGRTVLKIDNLKKYYEVAANALFGGGEKKVVKANETLSFEAHESETLAIVGESGCGKSTFAKVLMGLETATDGQILLDNRNIEQVPIEERDAKTIGEVQMVFQNPFDTLNPSMTVGRQIIRALEIFGVGNSEAERKKRMLELLDLVKLPRAFADRMPRQLSGGQKQRVGIARAFAGDARIVVADEPVSALDVSVQAAVTDLLMEIQREHKTTLLFISHDLSIVRYLSDRVMVMYLGHVVELGTTDQVFAPPYHPYTEALLSAVPIADTSVEKQHIVLDGDIPSAMNPPPGCPFQTRCRWKSEVPDGRCESHVPPVQTLADGHQVKCHLAEGILARMEPVIKVAAE; encoded by the coding sequence ATGAGCAAAATGGCGGATTATGACGGCCCGATCCTGGAGATCGACAAGCTGTCCATCTCGTTCTTTACCCGCCTGCGGGAAATCCCCGCCGTGATGGATTTCTCGGTCAGCGTAGAGCCCGGCGAAGCAGTGGGGCTGGTTGGTGAATCCGGTTGCGGTAAATCGACCGTGGCGCTGGGCGTCATGCAGGATCTTGGCAAGAACGGCCGCGTCGTCGGAGGCACGATCAAGTTCAAGGGCCGCGATCTGGCAAAGATGTCGAGCGAGGAGTTGCGCGACATTCGCGGCAATGAAATCGCGATGATCTATCAGGAGCCCATGGCCTCGCTGAACCCGGCGATGAAGATCGGCAAACAGTTGATGGAAGTGCCGATGATCCACGAAGGTGTAAGTCAGGAAGAGGCTTATTCGCGCGCGCTGGAAGTGGTGACGGACGTTCGCCTGCCGGACCCCGAGCGCATGTTGAATTCGTTTCCGCACCAGTTGTCGGGCGGTCAGCAGCAGCGCATCGTGATTGCGATGGCGCTGATGTCGAAACCGGCGCTGTTGATCCTGGATGAGCCGACAACCGCTTTGGACGTGACGGTCGAGGCCGCTGTGGTCGAACTGGTCAAGGATCTGGGCAAGAAATACGGCACTTCGATGTTGTTTATCTCGCACAACCTCGGGCTGGTTCTGGAAACCTGCGACCGTCTGTGCGTGATGTATTCGGGTGAAGCGGTCGAGCGCGGCTCGATCAAGGATGTGTTCGACGAGATGCAGCACCCTTACACACAGGCGCTGTTCCGTTCGATCCCGCTGCCGGGCGCTGACAAGAATTCGCGTCCTTTGGTGGCCATTCCGGGGAACTTCCCATTGCCCCACGAGCGGCCTCCGGGCTGCAACTTCGGACCGCGCTGCGACTATTTCGAAGAGGGTCGGTGTGACGCGAAAGACATCCTGATGGAGGCGGTGCCCGGCAATGACCGGCACCACACCCGGTGTCTTAAATTCCAGGAAATCGACTGGAACGCCCCACTTGCGCTGGCCGATCAGAAAGAAAAAGGCGACATCGGCCGAACGGTTCTGAAAATAGACAATCTCAAGAAGTATTACGAGGTTGCGGCAAATGCCTTGTTTGGCGGTGGTGAGAAGAAGGTGGTGAAGGCCAACGAAACCCTCAGCTTCGAGGCGCACGAATCCGAGACACTGGCCATCGTGGGGGAATCCGGCTGCGGCAAGTCCACCTTCGCCAAGGTTCTCATGGGGTTGGAGACGGCCACGGACGGGCAGATCCTTCTGGACAACCGCAACATCGAACAGGTGCCCATCGAAGAACGCGATGCCAAGACGATCGGCGAAGTTCAGATGGTTTTCCAGAACCCGTTCGACACGCTGAACCCGTCGATGACCGTTGGCCGTCAGATCATACGGGCGCTGGAAATCTTCGGTGTCGGAAACTCTGAGGCCGAGCGCAAGAAGCGGATGCTGGAACTGCTTGATCTGGTGAAGCTGCCGCGCGCCTTTGCGGACAGAATGCCGCGACAGCTGTCGGGTGGTCAGAAACAGCGCGTAGGTATCGCACGCGCCTTTGCCGGCGATGCACGTATCGTTGTTGCGGACGAACCCGTCTCGGCGCTGGATGTGTCGGTTCAGGCCGCCGTGACGGATCTGTTGATGGAGATTCAGCGAGAGCACAAAACCACGCTGCTGTTCATCAGTCACGACCTGTCTATCGTGCGTTACCTGAGCGACCGGGTCATGGTGATGTATCTGGGCCATGTTGTGGAATTGGGCACTACGGATCAGGTTTTTGCCCCGCCCTATCACCCTTACACCGAAGCGTTGCTGAGCGCGGTTCCGATTGCGGATACCTCGGTCGAGAAACAGCACATCGTTCTGGATGGTGATATTCCTTCGGCGATGAACCCGCCACCGGGTTGCCCGTTCCAGACGCGGTGCCGCTGGAAATCCGAAGTGCCTGACGGACGGTGTGAATCGCATGTGCCGCCGGTGCAGACGCTGGCAGATGGGCATCAGGTGAAATGTCACCTGGCCGAGGGTATTCTGGCCCGGATGGAGCCGGTGATAAAAGTCGCGGCGGAGTAA
- a CDS encoding ABC transporter permease, translated as MEPLTWTGSIAFLNPLLMIALAALFLSILVWIIASIFLPERQIIVNPDGSVSSGGGVRGLIQLALYYSFLASLGLAVAYLVLGILMGTGAGIIGAISQQFLPVWVALIIMFAMSIAFKRRLGLYGKLYDSPIGMIGFGLVMFWVFTGIFGALDLIVTHDPLTQISGMKNKVPGTPLPNLEDGEYAWYLLGGDNLARDVFSRMVKGAWVVVQIAPLATMFAFMVGITLGLPAGYYGGRFDTFLSFLANLILAFPVILLFYLLVTPEIVATGVPNYMAAVLFVFPILFIGVLLNSRYYTRPNFRTPLLIGVLGVAIWLYLSLISTGGYIINTDAYRIWGLPTYLDLFDIPGGILVVFVSVVFVNSPTVFRIVRGLALDIKTRDYVAAAQTRGEGPWYIMLWEILPNARGPLIVDFCLRIGYTTILLGTLGFFGLGLPPESPDWGSTINEGRKLLSIYLHPALPPAFALLSLVLGLNLLADGLREESLKD; from the coding sequence ATGGAACCACTAACCTGGACCGGCTCTATCGCCTTCCTGAACCCGCTTCTGATGATTGCACTGGCGGCACTTTTCCTGTCGATCCTGGTCTGGATCATCGCCAGTATCTTTTTGCCTGAACGGCAGATTATCGTGAATCCGGATGGATCCGTCAGTTCCGGCGGCGGTGTCCGTGGATTGATCCAGCTTGCGCTGTATTATAGTTTTCTTGCCAGCTTGGGACTGGCCGTGGCTTATCTGGTGCTGGGCATCCTGATGGGCACAGGTGCAGGGATCATCGGCGCGATTTCCCAGCAATTCCTGCCTGTATGGGTCGCGCTGATCATCATGTTCGCCATGTCGATCGCCTTCAAAAGACGGTTGGGGTTGTACGGCAAACTGTATGACAGTCCCATCGGAATGATCGGCTTTGGCCTTGTGATGTTCTGGGTCTTCACCGGCATCTTCGGCGCGCTTGATCTGATCGTGACCCATGACCCGCTGACACAGATCTCTGGCATGAAGAACAAAGTGCCGGGAACGCCTCTGCCGAATCTGGAGGACGGCGAGTATGCTTGGTATCTTCTGGGCGGCGACAATCTGGCGCGCGACGTATTCAGCCGGATGGTCAAGGGGGCCTGGGTTGTGGTGCAGATTGCACCGCTGGCAACGATGTTCGCCTTCATGGTCGGCATTACGCTGGGGCTTCCCGCCGGCTACTATGGGGGACGTTTTGATACGTTCCTGTCCTTCCTCGCCAACCTGATCCTCGCCTTCCCGGTGATCCTGCTGTTCTACCTGCTGGTGACGCCGGAAATCGTGGCGACCGGGGTGCCGAACTATATGGCGGCCGTGCTATTCGTGTTCCCGATCCTGTTCATCGGCGTATTGCTGAATTCACGCTATTACACGCGCCCGAATTTCCGTACACCGTTGCTGATCGGTGTTCTGGGTGTTGCGATCTGGCTGTATCTGTCGCTGATTTCGACCGGTGGCTACATCATCAATACCGACGCCTACCGGATCTGGGGCCTGCCGACCTATCTGGACCTGTTCGATATCCCCGGCGGTATTCTGGTGGTGTTCGTCTCGGTGGTCTTCGTCAACTCGCCCACGGTCTTCCGTATCGTGCGCGGCCTGGCACTGGATATCAAAACCCGCGATTACGTGGCTGCGGCCCAGACCCGGGGTGAAGGGCCGTGGTACATCATGCTTTGGGAAATCCTGCCCAACGCCCGTGGCCCTCTGATCGTCGATTTCTGTCTGCGCATCGGTTACACCACCATTCTTCTGGGGACTTTGGGCTTCTTCGGACTGGGCCTGCCGCCGGAGAGCCCGGACTGGGGATCCACGATCAACGAGGGGCGCAAGCTGCTGTCGATCTACCTGCACCCTGCCCTTCCTCCTGCCTTTGCCCTGCTGTCGCTGGTTCTTGGTCTGAACCTGCTGGCTGACGGTCTTCGCGAGGAAAGCCTGAAGGACTGA